The Arachis ipaensis cultivar K30076 chromosome B03, Araip1.1, whole genome shotgun sequence region atgaaaatactaaataatgtgaacaataaatATATCGGATattcaattcactaggtgtgcggatggttattctaatattaagatttaggtgaatAATGTAGAAGtataatgtatttttattttattggatcAATTTTAGAATACATTATTCACAAAAGTCATTGTCTACCTAACAAAATCCTTATTGAAAAGTAGTTGAGTTAGCAAGATTTAAAGCCTAATTTTTAAGCCTTTTCCACTCATACTTTTTAGCCAAATTAAACACTAATATATTAATCATTATAGAATTTCTCtagttaaaaatatatataaaaggcAGAAGCTGAACCAAATAAGCAGCATTAgtctaataatatatatataattaaataaaataaaaacctagtatatagttatatatatttatgaTGATCTCAATTAAGAAATGGGCCGGAGTAGCTGTAGCTTATTGCGGCGGTGGGGGGTGGTGCTCCGATCCAACCTCCAAGTCTGTGACTTTGGGCATTTCCTCTCTTGTCTTACCCCACAGAACGCTATACAATCCTATAACCAATAGTAACCCACCTAAAATGCTGCTCAATCAAACATCAAAAAGTTATATATATGAAATGAAAAGATGCTTTATTTTAGATAATGTATATTAATTAATCACCTTCCCAAAGTTACGATCTGGTGCAGCAGAATTGCGGAGGAGACGACGGTGATTATGAAAGCGAGTGGCGTTGACATGGCCAGAAACACTGGCCCTTTCTTCTCTATCACCCATGTTTGTATGTAATACGTCACACCCGTCACCATTATTCCCTGTATAATAATACGTACATGCATGCATGAATATTCATATATAAtaaatacatatacatatacGGCGCTGCGATGAGTACTTACACAGTATAGTACGGCAATGAGTGAGACATTCCAACTCAGCTTCCATTGCTCAATGCTTCTCTCTACGCCATATGCAATGCAGAAAGACTGAATTGAGCTACACAAACACTGAAGAGTCGTAAGACGCAGCTTTGAAGGGTATCCTTTCACCACAAAACCCTGTATGTATTTTAtacatattattaattaattctaTGTATATATAGAAATAAAAGTACATAAGGAAGAGTAGGTATTAATTAGTTACCTGTAGCACAAGCCAAATCCCAAAAAGGAAGTTAGAGAGGAGCATGAGGAAGCAACCCTTTacccaagaagaagaagaaggaggagaagaagaagatggttgTATTTGATGGTGCCCTAAAAGCTGAAAATGAGGACCTTTGTAGAAAGCAAGTGTTGCGGCTCCACACAAGCATGCCACCACACCTACCATTTTAGCCACACCCGCCGCTGTCTTTACTTTCAGAATTTCAATCCTGAAATCCATCCATCATCAGAATCAACACAGCCCTAAAAGATAAGTCTACATTTATTTCCATTTTTGTCTTCAATTCAAATCTTAATTATTAAATTTCAATGCTAAACAATGATTTCAACTGTGGTTTAACATACAAAGCCTAATTAAGCTCAGACTAGTCCCTTTAATTCCATTTTTGTCTTGAATTCAAATCTTAATTAGCTAGCTTTATTGAGAAACGAAGAAGCACAACGCATTTCTTCCAAAAGCGAAAAGAGAAATATCCTCAATCAATAAACATGGGCGGCtttaagaaaatttttttttagaccTAACCTTAATCAAATGCAAAATCGAAATCGAACTCTGATTTCTCTTCTTTTAGTGCCA contains the following coding sequences:
- the LOC107630965 gene encoding WAT1-related protein At5g64700, translating into MMMKESNNNKKAYMAVILIQAIYAVMFLLSKAAFDHGINTFIFVFYRQALATVFLAPFAFFFERKTAPPLSFLTLCNIFFLSLFGITGSLDVYGIALIYTSPTLASATTNCLPAITFFLALLLRIEILKVKTAAGVAKMVGVVACLCGAATLAFYKGPHFQLLGHHQIQPSSSSPPSSSSWVKGCFLMLLSNFLFGIWLVLQGFVVKGYPSKLRLTTLQCLCSSIQSFCIAYGVERSIEQWKLSWNVSLIAVLYCGIMVTGVTYYIQTWVIEKKGPVFLAMSTPLAFIITVVSSAILLHQIVTLGSILGGLLLVIGLYSVLWGKTREEMPKVTDLEVGSEHHPPPPQ